The stretch of DNA GCCTACTTCGAGTGTCTGCACGAGTTGAAACTGATCGTTGACCTGATCTACGAAGGCGGCATCGCCAACATGAATTATGGTATTTCCAACAACGCAGAGTACGGCGAATACGTCACCGGCCCGCGTATCGTAACCGCGGAGACCAAGGACGCAATGCGTCAGTGCCTGAAGGATATCCAGACCGGCGAATACGCGAAGAGTTTTATCCTCGAAAACAAGGCCGGCGCCCCGACGCTCAGCTCACGCCGCCGACTGAATGCCGAACACCAGATCGAGCAAGTTGGCGAAAAGCTGCGCGCCATGATGCCCTGGATCGCAGCAAGCAAAATGGTAGATCGAAGCAAGAACTGAAGTAAGTGGAGGGCGAATAACAGCGCCCTCGTCAATGCAGCAAATTTTTTTGCCCAATCACTTTGTATACAGAATACTGAGCACAGACTGGCCACGGAGCCATCGATTCTTCACAGGAGACAACATGAACACCCGCGACAAGACTGCAGAAACCGCCGCCGCCCAACCGGTCGTCAAGAAGCTCATCCCGTTCGGGGGCTATCACACCAATAAGGTTCCCGGTCATGATCCGGAACTGACCGAGGTCGGCCCTGGCACCCCGATGGGCGAATACATGCGCCGCTTCTGGCATCCGGTCTGCATGTCGATGGAGCTGACCGACACGCCGCACTTCCTGAAGATCCTCGGCGAAGAACTCGTCGCCTTCCGCGACAAGTCCGGCCGCGTCGGCCTGCTGCATGCGCATTGCGTGCACCGTGGTGCCTCGCTGGAATACGGTGCCATTCAGGAGAAGGGCATCATGTGCTGCTATCACGGCATGGTGTTCGACATCGACGGCACCTGCCTGCATGTTCCTTTCCCGAAAGGCGAAGAAAAGGAAGCGGAAAAATACGCGTGCTCGATCAAGCAGGGTGCCTACAAGGCTTTCGAGCGCAATGGCCTGGTCTTCGCCTACATGGGCCCGCCGGAAGAAGAACCGCCGTTCCCTGAGTGGGAAGGAAACTTCACGGTCGCGGAGGGCGATGAGCTGGTCCCGTACAGCAACTTCCAGCACTGCAACTGGCTGCAGGTGCAGGACAATGCGGCCGACAACTTCCACCCGACCGCGCTGCACGCCGCCAAGAACGTGGTGAACGGCCAGTTCCAGGGTACCACCTTCGACGAAGTGGGGGCGGCGTCGATGGAAGTGGCCCCGGACATGCAGTTCATCCCGATCCACCAGGGCCGCGGCCTGGCCTGCGCCGGCGCGCGCCGGGTGAACAAGGACCGCCTCTTTGTGCGCGTCCAGCACCAGGTACTGCCGAACCTGAGCCTGCACGCCTACACCTCGGAAGACGGTTCGAAGAAGAAGCTGTTCAGCCGCTTTCACATCGTGCGCTGGACCGTGCCGGTCGACGACGTCAACAGCAAGATGATTGGCTGGCGCGTCATGGGCCCTGGCATCGATACCCGCGGCGTGGGAAACAAGGAAATGGTCGGCTACGAAACCATCGACTTTCTCGAAGGGCAGGTTGCGATGCGCCGTCCGGAACGCTTCGGCAAGTACAAGCTGGAAGACATGCCGCCGATCCCGTCGGACCACCGTGCACGCGAGAACTACAAGGAATGCCAGTACGCACCGGGCGACTACGAAGCCATCATCAGCCAGCGCCCGATCGCCGTGCACGCGCTCGAGAACCCAACCAAGTTCGACGCCGGTGTCTTCCAGTTCCGCAAGATGCTGCGTGACGCCGTACGTGGCACCAACCCGGCCGCTGGCCCACAACAGTTCGCGCAATGGTTGCGTGACAACGCCGCCGCACCCAACAGCTATTGCTCGGGCAACGTGCTCGAGGTGCCGGAAGGTGCGACCGTCGAAGAGGAAGTGGCGCGTCGCCGTCACGTGACGCGCCAGATCGTGGCCATCATCACCGAGAGCGAAAAGCTCAAGGGCGACGAGCGCGCTGCCTTCGTCCGCCAGCGTTTCGACGAGCTGGAACAGTCCACCAAGAACTGATGCCCGGGCCGGACCTGCGGGTCCGGCCCGTGTTTGCGTCCACGTCGTGCAATGCAATAAAGGGCGCAGACCCTGGCAATCAAGGAGACAGTCATGGAAATGAATCAGACCTTTATCGCTGTCGGCCGACAGCAAACGAACCTGTCGCTGCTGGTACGCCAGATCCGCTACGAAGCCGAAGGAATCAACTCCTATGAGCTAGTGGATCCCGCCGGCGAAGAGCTGCCGCCGTTCACGGCCGGCGCGCACATCGACATCCACCTGCCGAACGGCATCATTCGCCAATATTCCCTATGTAATTCGCCCATGGAGCGGCACCGTTACGTGATCGCCGTCCTACGCGACGAGAAAGGGCGGGGCGGTTCCAAGGCCCTTCACGACTCGCTGCGTGTGCAGGACATTGTCACCGTCAGCCAGCCGCGCAACAACTTCACGCTGGTGCCAGGTGCGAAAAAGGTCATCCTGCTCGCCGGCGGTATCGGTATGACGCCATTGAAGTCGATGGCGCACGCGCTCGAAGCATCGGGTGTTCCTTTTGAAATGCACTACTGCGCCAGGAATGCCGGTTGCGTCGCCTTCAAGGAACAACTCGATGCAAAGTGGGACCACGGCAAGCTCCACTTCCACTTCGACCATGGGGACCCGGCCAACGGGCTGAACATTGCCAAGCTCTTGAGCGAAACCGGCGAAGACACACACGTGTTCTATTGCGGCCCCGGCGGCTTTATGAAGGCGTGTGCGGAAGCGGCCAGCCACTGGCCGGCAGGTACCGTTCACTTTGAACACTTCAAGGCCCCTGAGCCCAGCCCGTCCGCTCTCAACGTCGCACCAGGTAGCTTCATGGTGAAGATCGCCAGCACCGGCGCGATGCTCGAAGTGCCGGCAGACCGAACTATCGCCGACGTGCTCGAACAGGCCAACATTCGCATCGAGACCTCCTGCCAGGCCGGCCTCTGCGCCACCTGCAAGATCCGCTATCTCGAGGGAGAAGTCGATCACCGCGATTACATCCTGAGCGATGAAGAACATGGCCAGTGGCTGACCGCTTGCGTATCGCGTGCCACGAGCGGCGTGCTGGTGCTCGACCTGTAACACCCTGCGTCACGATCATTACAT from Massilia varians encodes:
- a CDS encoding Rieske 2Fe-2S domain-containing protein, with the protein product MNTRDKTAETAAAQPVVKKLIPFGGYHTNKVPGHDPELTEVGPGTPMGEYMRRFWHPVCMSMELTDTPHFLKILGEELVAFRDKSGRVGLLHAHCVHRGASLEYGAIQEKGIMCCYHGMVFDIDGTCLHVPFPKGEEKEAEKYACSIKQGAYKAFERNGLVFAYMGPPEEEPPFPEWEGNFTVAEGDELVPYSNFQHCNWLQVQDNAADNFHPTALHAAKNVVNGQFQGTTFDEVGAASMEVAPDMQFIPIHQGRGLACAGARRVNKDRLFVRVQHQVLPNLSLHAYTSEDGSKKKLFSRFHIVRWTVPVDDVNSKMIGWRVMGPGIDTRGVGNKEMVGYETIDFLEGQVAMRRPERFGKYKLEDMPPIPSDHRARENYKECQYAPGDYEAIISQRPIAVHALENPTKFDAGVFQFRKMLRDAVRGTNPAAGPQQFAQWLRDNAAAPNSYCSGNVLEVPEGATVEEEVARRRHVTRQIVAIITESEKLKGDERAAFVRQRFDELEQSTKN
- a CDS encoding PDR/VanB family oxidoreductase; the protein is MNQTFIAVGRQQTNLSLLVRQIRYEAEGINSYELVDPAGEELPPFTAGAHIDIHLPNGIIRQYSLCNSPMERHRYVIAVLRDEKGRGGSKALHDSLRVQDIVTVSQPRNNFTLVPGAKKVILLAGGIGMTPLKSMAHALEASGVPFEMHYCARNAGCVAFKEQLDAKWDHGKLHFHFDHGDPANGLNIAKLLSETGEDTHVFYCGPGGFMKACAEAASHWPAGTVHFEHFKAPEPSPSALNVAPGSFMVKIASTGAMLEVPADRTIADVLEQANIRIETSCQAGLCATCKIRYLEGEVDHRDYILSDEEHGQWLTACVSRATSGVLVLDL